One genomic window of Candidatus Angelobacter sp. includes the following:
- the purD gene encoding phosphoribosylamine--glycine ligase, with amino-acid sequence MRLLVIGSGGREHALVWKLAQSPHVTQLWCAPANSGIGVERLAKNGSLVECVSVGAEDLPKLLAFALERKVELTVVGPDNPLALGIVDLFQKNGLRIWGPNQRAAQFESSKVFSQNFMEKYGIPTAAAGTFDNAVAAKRFCASLGGRCVVKADGLALGKGVLICANQTEADRAVDEIMVSKAFGAAGSRVVIQELLEGTEISLHALCDGTTAKLFPTSQDHKRALDGDRGPNTGGMGTYSPAPFLSDAELQKVGGQILGPWLQGCGEEGIDFRGIIYPGVMLTKKGPKVLEFNARFGDPETQVYLTRLENDLVELLEASASGTLGRMELKWSPMTSVCVVMASGGYPGSYEKGKVISGLDAANALPHTKVFHGGTMLKDGQIVTNGGRVLGVTALGKDLRIAQAAAYAAVEKIHFEGAHFRRDIAAKALG; translated from the coding sequence GAGACTTCTGGTCATTGGTTCCGGCGGGCGCGAACACGCGCTGGTCTGGAAACTGGCGCAATCGCCGCACGTCACGCAACTGTGGTGCGCGCCCGCCAACTCGGGCATCGGTGTTGAGCGACTCGCGAAGAACGGTTCGCTGGTCGAATGCGTGAGCGTCGGCGCGGAGGATTTGCCCAAGCTGCTGGCGTTTGCGCTGGAAAGAAAAGTCGAACTCACAGTTGTCGGGCCGGACAACCCGCTCGCGCTCGGCATTGTGGATCTGTTTCAGAAGAATGGCCTGCGCATCTGGGGACCGAATCAAAGGGCGGCGCAATTCGAATCTTCAAAAGTATTCTCCCAGAATTTCATGGAGAAATACGGCATCCCAACTGCGGCGGCGGGAACTTTTGATAATGCTGTTGCAGCGAAAAGATTTTGTGCATCGCTCGGTGGACGCTGTGTGGTGAAGGCAGACGGTCTTGCGCTCGGCAAAGGCGTTTTGATCTGCGCAAATCAAACCGAAGCCGACCGCGCCGTGGACGAAATCATGGTCAGCAAAGCGTTCGGAGCCGCCGGATCACGCGTGGTCATTCAGGAGCTTCTCGAAGGAACGGAGATTTCATTGCATGCGCTGTGCGACGGCACGACGGCAAAACTTTTCCCGACGTCGCAGGATCACAAGCGCGCATTGGATGGAGATCGAGGTCCGAACACGGGCGGCATGGGCACGTATTCGCCGGCCCCATTCCTCAGCGATGCGGAGTTGCAAAAAGTCGGCGGACAAATCCTCGGTCCCTGGCTGCAAGGTTGCGGGGAGGAGGGAATTGATTTCCGCGGCATCATTTATCCGGGCGTTATGCTTACCAAAAAGGGTCCAAAAGTACTGGAGTTCAACGCGCGCTTCGGTGACCCGGAGACGCAGGTCTATCTCACTCGGCTCGAAAACGACCTCGTCGAATTGCTCGAAGCGAGCGCGAGCGGCACGCTGGGCAGGATGGAGTTGAAGTGGAGTCCGATGACGAGCGTGTGCGTGGTGATGGCCAGCGGGGGTTATCCGGGCAGCTACGAGAAGGGCAAGGTCATCTCCGGTCTCGACGCGGCGAATGCGCTACCGCACACGAAAGTTTTTCATGGGGGAACGATGTTGAAGGATGGTCAGATCGTCACCAACGGCGGTCGCGTGCTGGGTGTGACG